A window from Podospora bellae-mahoneyi strain CBS 112042 chromosome 1 map unlocalized CBS112042p_1, whole genome shotgun sequence encodes these proteins:
- a CDS encoding uncharacterized protein (MEROPS:MER0208659; COG:I; EggNog:ENOG503NUG6): MAVRATLTQSSPPGAMDENELAKTAVEFAEQSEKLSLLPLEQGNHDAIAVEAQFVTPHDTVIVTADGHRLPTVPVQEAHKLNVLREELETQLEPTHHHTIQSPTEEKAIALSQQQNGTSPNKRSTDASLKRSMPPSHTNPLFPPLPLYGPPSLMTHIQCLIFRLTSFFLSLGFLAVIVLGALFTSIGPSVQHLWRLVTLRNPDAFSRPFYKEETRRAEIRKRQEEAWLSGHRPSGKTPYPPTEGGPDPLVCDPAYYARRVGLDIEPFEVQTEDGFLIDLWHVYDPKEHTPLPACERAHRGPETFTPPRKPPSSPAKFPVLLIHGLLQSSGAYCVNDDDSLAFLLAKAGYDVWLGNNRCGFTPKHTLLKYADPRMWAWNIRQMGVFDLPALISRVCYETGFSKIGLICHSQGTTQALVALAKEQRPDLGDRITVFCGLAPAAYAGPLIGKMYFKFMRVISPEFFRVFFGIHAFIPFMMEMHRRLNGRVYGWLGYKVFGFLFGWGDERWDRGLRDRMFRFAPVFVSSESMRWWLGRECFARHKCILSTKEEWRAEEREDGEVGEEGVLGEVDRDMADGGGGGRERKKGRRRKGSTAWYDERAPPFALWVAGDDDLVDGERLLRRFERGREPHVEVVHQKVIPGYEHLDVIWAMDAPEQVFREVKEVLWKTCDVRDVCRVPTGCEDVPAWKPKKKEATGDEGNEEEEEEELQSSSSEDLSR; encoded by the coding sequence ATGGCTGTCCGAGCAACCCTTACCCagtcctcaccaccaggcGCCATGGACGAAAACGAACTCGCCAAAACAGCCGTCGAGTTCGCCGAGCAATCAGAAaagctctctctcctcccactAGAACAAGGCAACCACGACGCCATCGCGGTCGAAGCCCAATTCGTAACCCCCCACGACACGGTGATAGTAACAGCCGACGGCCACCGGCTCCCAACCGTCCCGGTCCAAGAAGCTCACAAGCTCAACGTCTTGCGAGAAGAACTCGAAACACAACTCgaaccaacccaccaccatacAATCCAATCCCCCACCGAAGAAAAAGCCATTGCCCtctcccagcagcaaaatggcacctcccccaacaaaaGATCGACCGACGCCAGCCTCAAAAGGTCGATGCCACCATcccacaccaaccccttGTTCCCCCCTCTACCTTTATACGGCCCCCCTTCCCTTATGACCCACATCCAGTGTCTCATCTTCCGGCTCAcgtccttcttcctctccctcggtTTCTTAGCtgtcatcgtcctcggcgCGCTATTCACCTCCATCGGCCCCTCGGTCCAACACCTCTGGCGACTCGTCACCCTTCGCAACCCCGACGCTTTCTCCCGCCCCTTTTACAAGGAAGAAACCCGCCGGGCCGAGATCAGGAaacggcaagaagaagcctggTTATCCGGCCACCGCCCATCAGGTAAAACCCCCTACCCCCCCACCGAAGGCGGCCCCGACCCCTTGGTCTGCGACCCAGCCTACTACGCCAGAAGAGTAGGGCTCGATATCGAACCTTTTGAAGTCCAGACGGAAGACGGTTTCCTCATCGACCTCTGGCATGTCTACGATCCGAAGGAGCACACCCCCTTGCCAGCTTGCGAACGTGCCCACCGCGGCCCGGAGACCTTCACACCCCCGAGGAaaccgccatcctctccagcgAAGTTCCCGGTGCTGTTGATCCACGGCCTACTGCAATCCTCGGGGGCGTACTGCGTCAACGATGACGACTCCCTGGCTTTTCTACTCGCCAAGGCAGGGTATGACGTCTGGCTGGGCAACAACCGCTGCGGTTTCACGCCAAAGCACACGCTGCTGAAGTACGCCGACCCGAGGATGTGGGCCTGGAACATCCGCCAAATGGGCGTCTTTGACCTCCCGGCTTTGATCTCCCGCGTGTGCTACGAGACGGGGTTTTCAAAAATAGGACTGATCTGCCACTCGCAGGGCACGACGCAAGCCCTGGTCGCGCTGGCAAAAGAGCAGCGACCTGACCTCGGAGACAGAATAACGGTTTTTTGCGGGTTGGCTCCGGCGGCGTATGCGGGCCCGTTGATTGGGAAGATGTATTTTAAATTCATGAGGGTCATAAGCCCGGAGTTTTTCAGGGTCTTTTTTGGGATTCACGCGTTTATTCCGTTCATGATGGAGATGCACAGGCGACTAAACGGGAGGGTGTATGGCTGGTTGGGGTACAAGGTTTTCGGCTTCTTgtttgggtggggggatgagaggtgggatagggggttgagggacAGGATGTTCAGGTTTGCGCCGGTTTTTGTCAGTAGCGAAAGtatgaggtggtggttggggagggagtgctTTGCTAGGCACAAGTGCATACTGAGTACGAAGGAGGAGTGGAGGgctgaggagagggaggatggggaggttggggaagagggggttttgggcgAGGTAGATAGGGATatggctgatggtggtgggggggggagggaaagaaaaaaggggaggaggaggaaggggagcaCGGCTTGGTATGATGAGAGGGCGCCGCCTTTTGCGCTTTGGGtggcgggggatgatgatttggtggatggggaaaggttgctgaggcggtttgagagggggagggagccacatgtggaggtggtgcatCAGAAGGTCATTCCGGGGTATGAGCATTTGGATGTGATTTGGGCGATGGATGCGCCGGAGCAGGTGTTtagggaggtgaaggaggtttTGTGGAAGACGTGTGATGTGAGGGATGTTTGTCGGGTTCCCACGGGGTGTGAGGATGTTCCGGCTTGGAAGCctaagaagaaggaagcgaCAGGTGATGAGGggaatgaagaagaggaggaggaagagttgcAGTCTAGTAGCAGTGAGGACTTGTCTCGGTGA
- the PEX6 gene encoding peroxisomal assembly protein (COG:O; EggNog:ENOG503NVEI; BUSCO:EOG09260VTN), which translates to MAAASEVRGPNKRRVRRRRQDKPALAARLVLDDHVKSDVGIVSEDLYAELFPHLQHAHEDEDHHPPPRPFVHIAIAPWAPTPTPEAINWSIVPVTKSSALAPNTVQFAPSSLALQSFAINLKQVAPSRLSSHSSRSGIEVLVLDVTAIALDTVFVSLEGELASRLENGEGTFFRDHRPSKDKVTSSAGGATPTPEDRLTAALRTALDTLKVVHTGDMFPLPLPPHPVTHIPPNPGRIALCEPVGQGILAPSTKIIVSRGRIHSKHNRSSAPPMPSTRIGGVTEEDEDTSNDQFYSAAEEGARTDARVEEDGDTETEVEEAEDEEEDALSDDSMDEMISLQAPSLTSAITSGIGTPTTIGGRGRKTNGMSSAVSVFSSFTAATARPDRPRGRLFKAHGLVQPVPPEILHPKPAPEDDEEARIYVDVRDLPRIGCFSGDWVRVEAAQEPPSNGFGQFGLGSFVDASPDEIQWRPARVYGLPEGYSSRPVARVPSSKQEGRRMSFFESQVQKGGAGTGPGVYASPIFLANLEGPAYLRVAPIQRGGGGRAGIKGKKTTQGVAAVLQPPAAREVILQHVRTPVAVERDVQTAVMAGLKFWFERRLRVVKGGDLIAVPIDTQLGRTLQEGTMTGGGEGESAVDDVLGLIASRRTDHHSLKYDEVAWFRVGHVSAAKQEVGAETMGEEEEGEEEDPWGGVVCVDISLAHLEQSGSTTSRIPGIAGSTWRYYLGIDKLPRQPSSHAGSPLVIAPERTAAVSPLRRKLRELMAAATSKPALHLKMPPVAILLVSTQRAIGKAFTASQACADVGLHTFAVNAYDIVNDSGAGGSDVKTAGFLTSRAERAMSCGPDCCALLVRHIEALTADRMVTSIREVLQDARVLIATTTEVEKVPDGIRALFTHELEMTAPDEGEREAILRTILDNQGVALDPEVELGGIALKTAALVAGDLVDVVERALVAQKARLEALSAKASKNEGVPVTVRDVKVAGGPAAQGLTKSDFEVAVEAARKNFADAIGAPKIPNVTWDDVGGLNNVKEAVTETIQLPLERPELFAKGMKKRSGILFYGPPGTGKTLLAKAIATEYSLNFFSVKGPELLNMYIGESEANVRRVFQRARDARPCVVFFDELDSVAPKRGNQGDSGGVMDRIVSQLLAELDGMSGGDEDAGGVFVVGATNRPDLLDQALLRPGRFDKMLYLGVSDTHEKQMKIMEALTRKFTLHPSVSLRNVAERLPFTYTGADFYALCSDAMLKAVTRQAALVDKKVKAINTERQAQNQPEISTAYFFDHFATKEDVAVMVTEQDFLDAHSELIPSVSAGELEHYEKVRATFEGVKDKKETTTQQQQQQNGRLAVGKRSASDRSVVVHRGKGKGKGKAVATGSEEDECDDGEGVNGGGYRDKGKGKAVDVDGGSGAPFGGQGQDDDEGLYD; encoded by the exons ATGGCAGCAGCTTCAGAAGTAAGAGGACCAAACAAGAGACGGGTCCGTCGACGCAGACAGGACAAGCCAGCGCTGGCGGCGCGTTTGGTGCTTGATGACCATGTCAAGAGTGATGTGGGCATTGTGTCGGAGGACTTGTACGCAGAGTTGTTTCCGCATTTGCAGCATG CccacgaagacgaagaccaccacccccctccccgccctttCGTCcacatcgccatcgccccctgggcaccaacccccacccccgaaGCCATCAACTGGTCAATCGTCCCCGTCACAAAATCCTCGGCCCTCGCCCCAAACACGGTCCAGTttgccccctcctccctcgccctccagtCCttcgccatcaacctcaagcAAGTCGCGCCCTCGCGCCTGtccagccacagcagcagaagcgGCATTGAGGTTTTGGTTCTAGACGTCACCGCGATCGCCCTCGACACCGTGTTCGTCAGCCTAGAAGGGGAACTAGCCAGCCGACTGGAGAACGGCGAGGGGACCTTCTTCAGAGACCACCGCCCCTCCAAGGACAAggtcacctcctccgccggcggagcaacccccacccccgaggACCGTCTCACGGCTGCGTTGCGCACGGCGCTTGATACGCTAAAGGTGGTTCACACGGGGGATATGTTCCCGCTgccactcccccctcaccccgtCACCCACATCCCGCCCAACCCCGGCAGGATTGCACTGTGCGAGCCCGTCGGTCAGGGGATTCTCGCGCCTAGTACCAAGATAATTGTCTCGCGCGGGAGGATTCACTCCAAGCACAACCGCTCGTCCGCTCCACCGATGCCGAGCACCCGGATCGGTGGCGtgaccgaggaggatgaggatacGTCCAATGATCAGTTTTACTCGGCAGCTGAGGAGGGCGCTCGCACAGATGCccgggtggaggaggacggggatACCGAAACCGAAGTGGAAGAagccgaggacgaagaggaagatgcaTTATCAGACGACTCGATGGACGAGATGATCTCCCTCCAGGCTCCCAGCCTGACCTCTGCCATCACAAGCGGCATCggcacccccaccaccattggGGGTCGAGGCCGCAAGACCAACGGCATGAGCAGCGCTGTGTCTGTCTTTTCCAGCTTCACCGCCGCAACCGCCCGACCCGACCGTCCCCGCGGTAGGCTGTTCAAAGCTCACGGTCTGGTCCAGCCTGTGCCTCCTGAGATCCTGCATCCGAAACCTGCCcccgaagatgatgaagaagcgCGGATCTACGTCGATGTGAGGGACCTTCCCCGGATTGGGTGTTTTTCGGGGGATTGGGTCAGGGTTGAGGCGGCGCAGGAGCCGCCGTCGAACGGGTTTGGGCAGTTTGGGCTGGGGAGTTTTGTTGACGCCAGCCCTGATGAAATCCAGTGGAGACCAGCGAGGGTGTATGGGTTGCCGGAGGGGTATTCGTCCAGGCCTGTGGCACGAGTGCCGAGCTCGAAacaggaggggaggaggatgtcgttTTTCGAGAGCCAGGTTCAGAAGGGGGGGGCCGGGACGGGGCCGGGGGTGTATGCCTCGCCTATATTTCTGGCGAACCTGGAGGGGCCGGCTTATTTGAGGGTGGCGCCCATTcaaaggggtgggggagggcgtGCGGGGatcaaggggaagaagacaACGCAaggggtggcggcggtgcttcagccgccggcggcgagggaggtgatttTGCAGCATGTCAGGAcgccggtggcggtggagagggatgtACAGACTGCCGTGATGGCGGGGCTGAAGTTTTGGTttgagaggaggttgagggtggtgaaggggggggatcTGATTGCTGTGCCGATTGATACGCAGCTTGGGAGGACGCTGCAGGAGGGGACGATGacgggtggtggggaaggggaaagtGCGGTCGATGACGTGCTGGGGTTGATTGCCTCGAGGAGGACAGACCACCACAGCCTCAAGTATGACGAGGTGGCGTGGTTTAGAGTTGGGCATGTGTCGGCTGCGAAGCAGGAAGTTGGTGCGGAgacgatgggggaggaggaggagggggaggaggaggatccttgggggggggtggtttgcgTGGATATCTCGCTGGCGCATTTGGAGCAGTCGGGGTCGACGACGAGTCGGATTCCGGGGATTGCGGGTAGTACTTGGAGGTATTATCTTGGGATTGATAAGTTGCCCAGACAGCCGTCCTCTCACGCCGGCAGCCCGTTGGTGATTGCGCCGGAGAGGACGGCGGCTGTCTCCCCTCTGAGGAGGAAActgagggagttgatggctgctgctactAGCAAGCCGGCGCTTCATCTCAAGATGCCACCCGTGGCTATCCTTCTTGTCTCTACCCAGCGCGCCATCGGCAAAGCCTTCACCGCGTCGCAAGCCTGCGCCGATGTTGGGCTGCACACCTTTGCCGTTAACGCCTACGACATCGTCAACGACTCCGGCGCTGGCGGGAGCGACGTCAAGACTGCTGGGTTTTTGACATCGAGGGCGGAAAGAGCGATGAGCTGCGGCCCGGATTGCTGCGCGCTGCTGGTTAGGCATATTGAAGCTCTGACGGCGGACAGGATGGTGACCAGCATCAGGGAGGTGCTCCAAGATGCGAGGGTGCTGATCGCCACCACGAccgaggtggagaaggtgccTGATGGGATTAGGGCGCTGTTTACGCACGAGCTGGAGATGACTGCGCCCgacgagggagagagggaggcgattCTCAGGACTATTCTGGACAACCAGGGTGTTGCTCTCGACCCCGAGGTTGAGCTCGGCGGGATAGCGCTCAAGACTGCTGCGCTGGTGGCGGGGGAtttggttgatgttgtcgagcGAGCCCTGGTTGCCCAGAAGGCGAGGCTGGAGGCCTTGTCGGCAAAGGCGTCCAAGAACGAGGGCGTGCCTGTCACGGTCCGGGACGTGAAAGTAGCTGGTGGGCCGGCGGCGCAGGGACTGACAAAGTCTGACTTTGAGGTTGCGGTCGAGGCGGCACGGAAGAACTTTGCGGATGCGATTGGGGCGCCCAAGATCCCGAATGTGACTTGGGATGATGTGGGCGGGTTGAATAAtgtgaaggaggcggtgacGGAGACGATCCAGCTGCCGCTGGAGAGGCCGGAGCTGTTCGCcaaggggatgaagaagaggtctGGCATCTTGTTTTATGGTCCACCTGGAACGGGCAAGACGCTGCTTGCAAAGGCGATTGCGACGGAGTACAGTTTGAATTTCTTCAGTGTCAAGGGGCCCGAGCTGTTGAACATGTATATCGGTGAGAGCGAGGCTAATGTGCGGAGGGTGTTTCAGCGGGCGAGGGACGCGAGGCCGTGTGTGGTTTTCTTTGACGAGTTGGACTCGGTGGCGCCGAAGAGGGGGAACCAGGGAGATAGCGGTGGTGTGATGGATCGGATTGTCAGTCAGTTGCTGGCGGAGCTGGACGGGATGAgcgggggggatgaggatgcggGGGGGGTGTTTGTGGTGGGAGCGACGAACAGGCCGGATTTGCTGGACCAGGCGCTGTTGCGGCCGGGGAGGTTTGACAAGATGCTTTACTTGGGGGTGTCGGATACGCATGAGAAGCAGATGAAGATTATGGAGGCGCTGACGAGGAA attcaccctccacccctcaGTCTCCCTCCGCAACGTCGCCGAGCGGTTGCCGTTCACTTACACCGGCGCCGACTTTTACGCCCTCTGCTCAGACGCCATGCTCAAGGCTGTTACGAGACAGGCTGCCCTCGTTGATAAGAAGGTCAAGGCTATCAACACGGAACGTCAAGCGCAGAATCAACCTGAGATCAGCACCGCTTACTTCTTTGACCACTTCGCCACGAAAGAAGACGTTGCGGTCATGGTGACGGAGCAAGACTTCCTTGACGCGCACAGTGAGCTTATTCCCAGCGTCAGtgctggggagctggagcaTTACGAAAAGGTCAGGGCTACgtttgagggggtgaaggacaagaaggagacgacgacgcagcagcagcagcagcaaaacggGAGGCTGGCTGTGGGGAAGAGGAGTGCCAGTGATCGGAGTGTGGTTGTGCATAGGGGTaaggggaaaggaaagggcAAGGCGGTGGCGACggggagtgaggaggatgagtgtgatgatggggagggggtgaatggtggtgggtatagggataaggggaaggggaaggcggttgatgttgatggtgggagtggtgcGCCgtttggggggcaggggcaggatgatgacgaggggtTGTATGACTGA
- a CDS encoding uncharacterized protein (EggNog:ENOG503P4XB; COG:S) → MASESSAPATAAPAAPQTYSTDPALYIYTSLTAGSSHIVTATSRLETILRANRVPFKAIDIAVDEKARMLWGRRAGKDASGRQRKIPGLVQEGLVLGDLVEIEEWNEYGELKQHVQIYYDDFTIPSKSAAPPPIVQKPVTTSKPALPPVAPQNPVKATTPAPQHPASLPIRSIVEEAAQKAKKNQLDALRSKAAAASAKVRENEGKESKKEETPAGLQSPTSTGWKSSGDKTIETTIQSPTTTSWKGSLPKDVDPPVTNLHGSPIERVSKEEIEAVEKAETIKEESSGEEEEEEEEEESSENDKKPEEKK, encoded by the exons atGGCCTCCGAAAGCAGCGCCCCGGCCACGGCGGCGCCGGCAGCACCGCAGACCTACTCAACCGATCCCGCCCTCTACATCTACACCTCCCTCACAGCCGGCTCCTCCCACATCgtcaccgccacctcccgcCTCGAAACCATCCTCCGCGCCAACCGCGTCCCCTTCAAAGCAATCGACATCGCCGTCGACGAGAAAGCGCGCATGCTCTGGGGCCGCCGCGCAGGCAAAGACGCCTCCGGCCGCCAGAGAAAGATCCCCGGCCTAGTCCAAGAaggcctcgtcctcggc GACCTAGTAGAAATCGAAGAATGGAACGAATACGGCGAGCTCAAACAACACGTCCAAATCTACTACGACGacttcaccatcccctccaaatccgccgcccctccccccatcgtCCAAAAACcagtcaccacctccaaacctGCCCTTCCACCAGTGGCTCCTCAGAACCCGGTCAAGGCCACCACTCCCGCGCCGCAACATCCTGCCTCGTTGCCAATCCGCTCCATCGTCGAAGAAGCTGCGCAAAAAGCGAAAAAGAATCAGCTGGATGCGTTGAGgagcaaggctgctgctgctagtGCAAAGGTGCGGGAGAACGAGGGGAAGGAAAGCAAAAAAGAGGAGACTCCAGCGGGATTGCAGAGCCCGACGAGCACGGGGTGGAAGAGCTCTGGCGATAAAACGATTGAGACCACGATTCAGAGCCCTACGACCACGAGCTGGAAGGGGAGTCTGCCCAAGGACGTGGACCCGCCCGTGACGAACTTGCATGGGAGCCCGATTGAGAGGGTgagcaaggaggagattgaggcggtggagaaAGCCGAAACGATTAAGGAGGAGAGcagtggggaggaggaggaggaggaggaggaggaggagagtaGTGAAAATGACAAGAAGccagaggagaagaagtaA